attattttcattcatgagataaaataaattaatgtgAATTACCAGCTGCTTAATGGAGTTCTGTTGCTCTTGCATTATTGTCATATATGTAGAGGCCTCCTCCTTTGTGGAATACATATCCTGCTCTTGTTCGTCATAATTCAGCAGGCTCAGTGTAGTCTAGAGGACAGGAAGGGACATGTAATAAGCAGACACCAACACGCTTAGTTAGGCTTCTTCCCTCAGTCTTACCTCATTAGGTAAATTAGCTTTCCTGTTGAACATGAGGGAGTAAGGGGTGAACTTGGTCGTAGGGTTGGTGGACGTCctgaacaaaaacagcacaggGTCCAGAAAGTCGTCCCATTCCGCCTGCTTCTCTGTTACCATCTGCACAACAGCTTCCTTCAGTAAAGGACTCGTGCAGTCGTGGAGCGGGTTGAGCTGAGGTTGATCCAGAGGAGACACCTTCTGCACGATGCTCCACCTGTCGCACAGCAGCTTCGTAACCTGGAAAACATCCGTATATGCACTGACAAAACTGACCCACAGCAGTACCACAATCTCTGATCGgtttatttcaaatgaacttTGTGATTCACAGCTCACCTCATCACAGAAGTCAGCATTCTGCATGCACACTATTGTTTTAGGGGCACCAAACCTAATTCAGCAGAGAACAGATTTAGTGCAATTTCAGgttaaaaatatcttaaaacTGAGGATATCAACATGCATTAAACTACAAGTAGTGGCCTAGATTTAGATCTCATTTCAACCCCAGTGACTATTCAaggttttatgtattttaccTGTATATACATTTGGAAATGCATCTTGCAACAGAGAAAGCATCTGTCTTTTGCACTGGAAATGCTTCTGGCCATTTACTGAGGTAATCGATGAGGACTGTAACATGAGTGTTGCCTTGCTGTGTCTCTGGAAATGGTCCTGTtggggaagagaaaaacaaaacaggtgtGAAACTaaggaaataaattaaaaaacagaaaaatgttataTGTTGATTTAATTGAGGCAAAAACCTATAATGTCAATCCCAACAATATCCCAAGGTGTGTCCACTTTTATAGGCCGAACCGTCCTTGCCAggtttttattcctctctgtgttctgACAGGTCTCACACACTTTAATCTGGAACAGGCAGGAAACAGTTATCATATTATCAGTGTAGTACCCTGTGATATTAACTGAGCCAAACAAAGATTTAAGTACCCAATCCACTACATCCTTGATGATCCCAAGCCAGTAGTACTTGCTCTGGATTCTGTGGACAGTCTTCTTTTGGCCCAGGTGATGGCCGATGTCGTTGAAGTGGCAGTCAAGAAAaatctgcctcttcctctcagcctcAATCACcacctccctcttctcctctttcttggGTCCCACATAGTACAACTTGCCCTcttgaataaaaatatg
This genomic window from Seriola aureovittata isolate HTS-2021-v1 ecotype China chromosome 5, ASM2101889v1, whole genome shotgun sequence contains:
- the zgc:113436 gene encoding gypsy retrotransposon integrase-like protein 1 encodes the protein MLSVESLQVAEEEVVESSSNKLGDIYTLVAKGCLPQTMNPLRKKNLKRYAQKFIVDEGKLYYVGPKKEEKREVVIEAERKRQIFLDCHFNDIGHHLGQKKTVHRIQSKYYWLGIIKDVVDWIKVCETCQNTERNKNLARTVRPIKVDTPWDIVGIDIIGPFPETQQGNTHVTVLIDYLSKWPEAFPVQKTDAFSVARCISKCIYRFGAPKTIVCMQNADFCDEVTKLLCDRWSIVQKVSPLDQPQLNPLHDCTSPLLKEAVVQMVTEKQAEWDDFLDPVLFLFRTSTNPTTKFTPYSLMFNRKANLPNETTLSLLNYDEQEQDMYSTKEEASTYMTIMQEQQNSIKQLVLANMNAAYKQEKKKNAKRRAHNMPSMTFKIADPLFGAGDSPSPKKLKESLYLSFPVDTVLSTEQNSAEDIKTELAYHLPESDVH